The following coding sequences are from one Streptomyces sp. NBC_00536 window:
- a CDS encoding DUF4031 domain-containing protein — MTLYIDPPTWPGHGRMWSHLVSDVSFEELHAFAARIGCPERAFERDHYDVPAHRYADAVRAGAVEVGSKEIVRRITAAGLRRPKGRPAPY; from the coding sequence GTGACCCTCTACATCGACCCGCCCACCTGGCCGGGGCACGGCCGGATGTGGTCCCACCTGGTCAGCGACGTCTCGTTCGAGGAGCTGCACGCCTTCGCGGCGCGCATCGGCTGCCCGGAGCGGGCCTTCGAGCGCGACCACTACGACGTGCCCGCGCACCGGTACGCGGACGCGGTGCGCGCGGGCGCCGTCGAGGTCGGCAGCAAGGAGATCGTCCGCCGGATCACGGCGGCGGGCCTGCGGCGGCCCAAGGGGCGCCCGGCTCCGTACTAG
- the murQ gene encoding N-acetylmuramic acid 6-phosphate etherase: MTPDTTTGTATAYAALRAQLDTLTTEAFRPELADIDQLSTLDIAVTMNAEDATVPTAVAAQLPRIATAVDAIAERMARGGRLVYAGAGTAGRMGVLDASECPPTFNTDPSVVVGLIAGGPSAMVKAVEGAEDSKELAVADLTALALTADDTVIGVSASGRTPYAIGAVEFARTRGALSVGLSCNADSALGAAADHPVEVVVGPELLTGSTRLKAGTAQKLVLNLISTIVMIRLGKTYGNLMVDLRASNEKLRARSRRIVALATGAPDEEIEAALSATDGEVKHAILVILGAVDAPTAAALLESSHGHLREALAASRPAATA; the protein is encoded by the coding sequence ATGACCCCCGACACGACGACCGGCACGGCCACGGCCTACGCCGCCCTCCGCGCCCAGCTCGACACCCTCACCACCGAGGCGTTCCGCCCCGAGCTGGCCGACATCGACCAGCTGTCGACCCTCGACATCGCCGTCACCATGAACGCCGAGGACGCCACCGTCCCCACCGCCGTCGCCGCCCAGCTGCCCCGGATCGCCACCGCCGTCGACGCGATCGCGGAGCGCATGGCCCGCGGCGGCCGGCTGGTCTACGCGGGCGCGGGCACGGCGGGCCGGATGGGCGTCCTGGACGCGAGCGAGTGCCCGCCCACCTTCAACACCGACCCGTCCGTGGTCGTCGGCCTGATCGCGGGCGGCCCCTCCGCCATGGTCAAGGCCGTCGAGGGCGCCGAGGACTCCAAGGAGCTGGCGGTGGCGGACCTCACCGCCCTCGCCCTGACCGCCGACGACACGGTCATCGGCGTCTCGGCCTCCGGGCGCACCCCGTACGCCATCGGCGCCGTCGAGTTCGCCCGTACGCGCGGCGCCCTGAGCGTCGGGCTGTCCTGCAACGCGGACTCCGCGCTCGGCGCGGCCGCCGACCACCCCGTCGAGGTCGTCGTCGGCCCCGAGCTGCTCACCGGCTCCACCCGGCTCAAGGCGGGCACGGCCCAGAAGCTCGTCCTGAACCTCATCTCGACGATCGTGATGATCCGCCTCGGCAAGACGTACGGAAACCTGATGGTCGACCTGCGCGCCTCCAACGAGAAGCTGCGCGCCCGCTCCCGCCGCATCGTGGCCCTCGCCACCGGCGCCCCCGACGAGGAGATCGAGGCCGCGCTGAGCGCCACGGACGGCGAGGTCAAGCACGCCATCCTGGTCATCCTCGGCGCGGTCGACGCCCCCACGGCCGCCGCCCTGCTGGAGTCCTCCCACGGCCACCTCCGCGAGGCCCTCGCCGCGTCCCGCCCGGCCGCCACCGCCTGA
- a CDS encoding MurR/RpiR family transcriptional regulator yields the protein MPGPETLRAKIRALGPAMTRSMLVVAEAVAADPADCSQLTVTALAARTGTSEATVVRTARLLGYPGYRDLRLALAAIAARQESGASPAVTADIAVDDPIADVVAKLAYEEQQTLAETAAGLDHAQLAAAVAALAAARRIDIYGVGASALVAQDLAQKLLRIGLIAHAHGDPHLAITNAVLLRPGDAAVAITHSGSTGDVIEPLRHAFEHGAATIAITGRPGGPVSRYADLVLATSAARETELRPAAMSSRTSQLLVVDCLFVGIAQRSYATAAPALAASYEALAPRHRASAPGTPRTPGTAR from the coding sequence ATCCCCGGCCCCGAGACCCTGCGCGCCAAGATCCGCGCGCTCGGCCCCGCCATGACCCGTTCCATGCTGGTCGTCGCCGAAGCCGTCGCCGCCGACCCGGCCGACTGCTCGCAGCTCACCGTCACCGCGCTGGCCGCCCGCACCGGCACCAGCGAGGCCACCGTGGTCCGCACCGCCCGCCTCCTCGGCTACCCCGGCTACCGGGACCTGCGCCTGGCCCTCGCCGCGATCGCCGCCCGCCAGGAGTCCGGCGCCTCCCCCGCCGTCACCGCCGACATAGCCGTCGACGACCCGATCGCGGACGTCGTCGCCAAACTGGCCTACGAGGAGCAGCAGACCCTCGCCGAAACCGCCGCGGGCCTGGACCACGCCCAGCTCGCGGCGGCCGTCGCCGCGCTCGCCGCGGCCCGCCGCATCGACATCTACGGCGTCGGCGCCTCCGCCCTGGTCGCCCAGGACCTCGCGCAGAAGCTGCTCCGCATCGGCCTGATCGCCCACGCGCACGGCGACCCGCACCTGGCCATCACCAACGCCGTCCTGCTGCGCCCCGGCGACGCGGCGGTCGCGATCACCCACTCCGGTTCCACCGGCGATGTGATCGAGCCGCTGCGCCACGCCTTCGAGCACGGCGCGGCCACCATCGCCATCACCGGCCGCCCCGGCGGCCCGGTCTCCCGCTACGCCGACCTCGTGCTCGCCACCTCCGCCGCCCGGGAGACCGAGCTGCGCCCGGCCGCCATGTCGAGCAGGACCAGCCAACTGCTCGTCGTCGACTGCCTGTTCGTCGGCATCGCGCAACGGTCCTACGCGACGGCCGCCCCCGCACTGGCCGCCTCCTACGAGGCCCTCGCGCCCCGGCACCGAGCCTCAGCCCCCGGCACGCCCCGCACCCCCGGCACCGCCCGCTAG
- a CDS encoding HelD family protein, with amino-acid sequence MREDVESLDIRDVTANWVNAIVLQAQIDDRIKALADLAHTPLFFGRLNYLHAPGASVAEGAEGEQFYIGRRHVHDAGGDPMVIDWRAPVSQPFYRASKTDPQDIALRRRFGYTGGELTAYEDEHLSDPAEASAVSKLLQQEIERPRVGPMRDIVATIQPEQDEIVRSGLGGSVCVQGGPGTGKTAVGLHRVAYLLYAHRDRLARTGTLVIGPNRSFLHYIEQVLPALGELEVKQATVDDLVARPGVAEIRAVDQAETAVVKGDARMAEVLRRAVRSHVTLPTEPLMVVRGSRRWRVPAYELAEIVEELQNRDIRYGAAHDALPQRIAHTVLVRMEQAGEAPDDRVQDAVARNPAVKAAVKQMWPPVDPAKLVLRLLADPEFLAEHAEGILTEDEQKLLLWPKPFRSVKAAKWSPADLVLIDEANDLVERTHSLGHVVLDEAQDLSPMQYRAVGRRCTTGSATVLGDLAQGTTPWATRSWAEALGHLGKPEAVLEELTAGFRVPREVIAYASRLLPEISPGLAAVSSVRETPGSLDVRAVPAADELTGAVVAACRQALAHEGSIGLIAADARVGGLGEALLAAGLPYLAPGEETTAESRLTLVPASLAKGLEYDYVVLDEPSAIVDGEPDERTGLRRLYVCLTRAVSGLTALHTSALPAALA; translated from the coding sequence ATGCGCGAGGACGTCGAATCCCTCGACATCCGCGACGTCACCGCGAACTGGGTCAACGCCATCGTCCTGCAGGCCCAGATCGACGACCGGATCAAGGCCCTCGCGGACCTGGCCCACACCCCCCTCTTCTTCGGCCGCCTCAACTACCTGCACGCGCCCGGCGCGTCCGTCGCCGAAGGCGCGGAGGGCGAGCAGTTCTACATCGGCCGCCGCCACGTCCACGACGCGGGCGGCGACCCGATGGTCATCGACTGGCGCGCGCCCGTCTCCCAGCCCTTCTACCGGGCCTCCAAGACCGACCCGCAGGACATCGCGCTGCGCCGCCGCTTCGGTTACACGGGCGGCGAGCTGACGGCGTACGAGGACGAGCACCTCTCCGACCCCGCCGAGGCGTCCGCCGTCAGCAAGCTCCTCCAGCAGGAGATCGAGCGCCCGCGCGTCGGCCCGATGAGGGACATCGTCGCGACGATCCAGCCCGAGCAGGACGAGATCGTCCGCTCCGGCCTCGGCGGATCGGTATGCGTCCAGGGCGGCCCCGGCACCGGGAAGACCGCCGTCGGCCTGCACCGCGTCGCCTACCTCCTCTACGCGCACCGCGACCGGCTCGCCCGCACCGGCACCCTGGTCATCGGGCCGAACCGTTCCTTCCTCCACTACATCGAGCAGGTCCTCCCGGCCCTGGGCGAGCTGGAGGTCAAGCAGGCGACCGTCGACGACCTGGTGGCCCGCCCGGGCGTGGCCGAGATCCGGGCCGTCGACCAGGCCGAGACCGCCGTGGTCAAGGGCGACGCCCGGATGGCGGAGGTGCTGCGCCGGGCCGTACGGTCACACGTCACGCTGCCGACCGAGCCGCTGATGGTGGTCCGCGGATCGCGGCGCTGGCGGGTCCCGGCGTACGAACTCGCCGAGATCGTCGAAGAGCTGCAGAACCGCGACATCCGCTACGGCGCCGCCCACGACGCGCTCCCGCAGCGCATCGCGCACACCGTGCTCGTACGGATGGAGCAGGCGGGCGAGGCCCCCGACGACCGCGTCCAGGACGCCGTGGCCCGCAACCCCGCCGTCAAGGCGGCCGTCAAGCAGATGTGGCCGCCGGTGGACCCGGCGAAGCTGGTGCTGCGGCTGCTGGCCGACCCGGAGTTCCTCGCGGAGCACGCCGAGGGGATCCTCACCGAGGACGAGCAGAAGCTGCTGCTGTGGCCGAAGCCGTTCCGCAGCGTGAAGGCCGCCAAGTGGTCCCCGGCCGACCTCGTCCTCATCGACGAGGCGAACGACCTGGTGGAGCGCACGCACTCGCTCGGCCACGTCGTCCTCGACGAGGCGCAGGACCTGTCGCCGATGCAGTACCGGGCGGTGGGGCGGCGCTGCACGACGGGCTCGGCGACGGTACTGGGCGACCTGGCCCAGGGGACCACTCCGTGGGCCACGCGGAGCTGGGCCGAGGCGCTGGGGCACCTGGGCAAGCCGGAGGCGGTGCTGGAGGAGCTGACGGCCGGTTTCCGCGTGCCGCGCGAGGTGATCGCGTACGCGTCGCGGCTGCTGCCGGAGATCTCGCCGGGGCTGGCCGCGGTGTCCTCGGTGCGTGAGACGCCGGGGTCGCTGGACGTACGGGCCGTCCCGGCCGCCGACGAGCTGACGGGGGCGGTCGTCGCGGCCTGCCGTCAGGCGCTCGCGCACGAGGGGTCGATCGGGCTGATCGCGGCCGACGCGCGGGTCGGGGGGCTGGGGGAAGCCCTGCTGGCGGCGGGGCTGCCGTATCTGGCGCCGGGTGAGGAGACCACGGCCGAGTCCCGGCTGACGCTGGTGCCCGCATCGCTGGCCAAGGGTCTGGAGTACGACTACGTCGTGCTGGACGAGCCGTCGGCCATCGTGGACGGCGAGCCGGACGAACGGACCGGGCTGCGTCGGCTGTACGTCTGCCTGACCCGAGCCGTCTCCGGCCTGACGGCCCTGCACACGTCCGCCCTGCCGGCGGCCCTGGCCTAA
- a CDS encoding HD domain-containing protein has protein sequence MDSDTPQLQQDLRAAWHRTATEAGADRDPGPYADRLLAAWAEPWRRYHSTAHLAAVLTHVDTLAPHAADPVAVRLAAWFHDAVYRPDRSENEERSAALAERALPELGVGAARTAEVARLVRLTVTHDPAPGDTDGEVLCDADLAVLAGSPQAYAAYAAAVREEYGFVPDQAFRAGRAAVLRQLLALPRLFRTPYGAAHWEAPARANLAAEATQLEQNVS, from the coding sequence ATGGACTCCGACACCCCGCAGCTCCAGCAGGACCTCCGCGCCGCCTGGCACCGGACCGCCACCGAAGCCGGAGCCGACCGCGATCCCGGCCCCTACGCCGACCGGCTGCTCGCAGCCTGGGCCGAGCCCTGGCGCCGCTACCACTCCACCGCGCACCTGGCCGCCGTACTCACCCACGTCGACACGCTGGCCCCGCACGCCGCCGATCCGGTCGCCGTCCGCCTCGCCGCCTGGTTCCACGACGCCGTCTACCGCCCCGACCGCTCCGAGAACGAGGAGCGCAGCGCCGCACTCGCCGAGCGCGCCCTGCCCGAACTCGGCGTCGGCGCGGCCCGCACCGCCGAGGTGGCCCGGCTCGTCCGGCTCACCGTCACCCACGACCCCGCCCCCGGCGACACCGACGGCGAGGTGCTCTGCGACGCGGACCTCGCCGTCCTGGCCGGGTCCCCGCAGGCCTACGCCGCCTACGCCGCCGCCGTCCGCGAGGAGTACGGCTTCGTCCCCGACCAGGCCTTCCGGGCCGGCCGCGCGGCCGTACTGCGCCAGCTCCTGGCCCTGCCCCGGCTCTTCCGCACCCCGTACGGCGCCGCGCACTGGGAGGCCCCGGCCCGCGCCAACCTCGCCGCCGAAGCCACACAGCTCGAGCAAAACGTCTCATAA
- a CDS encoding Cmx/CmrA family chloramphenicol efflux MFS transporter, whose amino-acid sequence MPVAVYILGLSVFALGTSEFMLSGLLPPIAEDMGVSIPQAGLLISAFAIGMVVGAPLLAVATLRLPRRTTLISLISLFGLGQVAGALAPTYELLFASRIVSALACAGFWAVGAAVAIAMVERNQRARAMAVMIGGLSIANVLGVPAGAFLGEHLGWRSAFWSVGAASAIALVGILALIPPIPLPAEKPRLVRELRIYRDRQVWLSIGVTALAAGGVFCAFSYLSPLLTDVAGLDAGWVPWILGLFGVGALIGTTVGGRVADAHLFGVLLWGISASTVFLTALALLASAQAAAIALAFLLGFSAFFTAPALNARMFNVAGAAPTLAGATTTAAFNLGNTGGPWLGGTVIDAGWGFAATAWAGAAMTATAIALAVVSLRLDRRTPPRATRVVTSSAPAPALRNNRVQEDLV is encoded by the coding sequence ATGCCCGTCGCCGTCTACATCCTCGGCCTCTCCGTCTTCGCCCTCGGGACCAGCGAATTCATGCTGTCCGGGCTGCTGCCACCCATCGCCGAGGACATGGGCGTGAGCATCCCGCAGGCGGGCCTGCTCATATCCGCCTTCGCGATCGGCATGGTCGTCGGCGCCCCGCTGCTCGCCGTGGCCACCCTGCGGCTGCCCCGGCGCACCACCCTCATCTCCCTGATCAGCCTCTTCGGCCTCGGACAGGTCGCGGGCGCGCTCGCCCCGACCTACGAGCTGCTCTTCGCCTCCCGCATCGTCTCCGCCCTCGCCTGCGCGGGTTTCTGGGCCGTCGGCGCGGCCGTCGCGATCGCCATGGTCGAGCGGAACCAGCGGGCCCGCGCCATGGCCGTCATGATCGGCGGCCTGTCCATCGCGAACGTCCTCGGCGTCCCGGCGGGCGCCTTCCTGGGTGAGCACCTGGGCTGGCGTTCCGCGTTCTGGTCGGTCGGCGCCGCCTCCGCGATCGCGCTGGTCGGCATCCTGGCGCTGATCCCGCCGATCCCGCTGCCCGCCGAGAAGCCGCGGCTGGTGCGCGAGCTGCGCATCTACCGCGACCGTCAGGTCTGGCTGTCCATCGGCGTCACCGCGCTCGCCGCGGGCGGTGTCTTCTGCGCCTTCAGCTACCTCTCCCCGCTGCTCACCGATGTCGCCGGGCTGGACGCGGGCTGGGTGCCGTGGATCCTCGGCCTCTTCGGCGTCGGCGCGCTCATCGGTACGACGGTCGGCGGCCGGGTCGCCGACGCGCACCTCTTCGGGGTGCTGCTCTGGGGCATCAGCGCCTCCACCGTCTTCCTGACCGCGCTCGCGCTGCTGGCCTCCGCGCAGGCCGCCGCGATCGCGCTGGCGTTCCTGCTGGGCTTCTCCGCCTTCTTCACGGCCCCGGCGCTCAACGCCCGCATGTTCAATGTGGCGGGCGCCGCCCCGACCCTGGCCGGGGCGACCACCACGGCCGCCTTCAACCTGGGCAACACCGGCGGCCCCTGGCTCGGCGGTACGGTCATCGACGCGGGCTGGGGCTTCGCCGCCACCGCCTGGGCGGGCGCCGCCATGACGGCCACCGCGATCGCGCTGGCCGTCGTCTCCCTGCGCCTGGACCGCCGTACGCCGCCCCGCGCGACCCGCGTCGTGACCTCGTCCGCCCCCGCCCCGGCCCTGCGGAACAACCGGGTCCAGGAAGACCTGGTCTAG
- a CDS encoding copper homeostasis protein CutC codes for MSNRALLEVIALDAEDAVAAQAGGADRLELVTDMAADGLTPPRETFAAIRAAVDIPLRVMLRLADGFAAGDVDALTENARALRAEGAEEFVLGFLNPDGTPDLKTVEALVAELDGCRWTFHRAIDRAADRDGLRKALADLPGLDTYLTAGAADGVDAGLPMLLAEAARRGEPGYEARILVGGGLGLHHLPRLRAAGVDAFHIGGAARPEGWSAPVNPAAVAEWREALS; via the coding sequence ATGAGCAACCGTGCGCTCCTGGAGGTGATCGCCCTCGACGCGGAGGACGCGGTCGCGGCCCAGGCCGGTGGGGCGGACCGTCTGGAACTGGTCACCGACATGGCCGCCGACGGACTCACCCCGCCGCGCGAGACCTTCGCGGCGATCCGGGCGGCCGTCGACATCCCGCTGCGGGTGATGCTGCGGCTGGCGGACGGTTTCGCCGCGGGCGACGTCGACGCGCTGACCGAGAACGCGCGGGCGCTGCGGGCGGAGGGCGCGGAGGAGTTCGTACTCGGCTTCCTCAACCCGGACGGGACCCCCGACCTCAAGACGGTCGAGGCGCTGGTCGCGGAGCTGGACGGCTGCCGCTGGACCTTCCACCGGGCCATCGACCGGGCCGCGGACCGGGACGGCCTGCGCAAGGCCCTCGCGGACCTGCCCGGCCTGGACACCTACCTGACGGCGGGCGCCGCCGATGGCGTGGACGCGGGCCTGCCGATGCTCCTCGCGGAGGCCGCGCGGCGCGGTGAGCCCGGCTACGAGGCGCGGATCCTGGTCGGCGGCGGGCTGGGCCTGCACCACCTGCCGCGGCTGCGGGCGGCGGGCGTGGACGCCTTCCACATCGGCGGCGCGGCCCGCCCCGAAGGCTGGTCGGCCCCGGTCAACCCGGCCGCGGTCGCGGAATGGCGCGAGGCCCTGTCCTGA